From a region of the Calonectris borealis chromosome 2, bCalBor7.hap1.2, whole genome shotgun sequence genome:
- the LOC142079761 gene encoding uncharacterized protein LOC142079761 encodes MVEERPERARLSENTRLATRYAVRIFREYLSEKAQSPDFETMDKGALCRVLRSFYAEARSKSGQLYSKSSLISIRSSLNRYLNEPPYCRTLDLTKDPELRAANLTLAAVIRKLEEQGAGPVVQKQAITRADLRKLYTCSVFSTQSPFGLLNKVWFETCMYFCTRGRENQRELEEDSFGLAVDEDGRKFVYFKALGPYHKSRSSSWSKKRAESSDEENLPRMYETGTEFCPYASFVKYLSKRNPLCKAFFQRPRDHCSEGDITWYENKAIGKNLLGTRMQMLSKAAKLSKTYTNHCIGAVSIATLNSIAGIGTKLGGPQPPHHHPPPHHHLLHHPAGGGCYTPAALNGGPRPRPPAANPYVLPKDGDAVPVKAEAVAPAKRALYEAVFPAGAAAGGDACGPSASPKRLCRRPAEPLDAAAPAVVVVSVKHDPLPHLLPEANGHRSTTSPTVVSPAIVSPTQVTGKRKKKGGKKKKARW; translated from the exons ATGGTTGAGGAG CGACCGGAGCGGGCGCGGCTGAGCGAGAACACGCGGCTGGCCACCCGCTACGCCGTGCGCATCTTCCGCGAGTACCTGAGCGAGAAGGCGCAGAGCCCCGACTTCGAGACGATGGACAAGGGGGCGCTCTGCCGGGTCCTGCGCTCCTTCTACGCCGAGGCGCGCTCCAAGAGCGGGCAGCTCTACTCCAAGTCCTCCCTCATCAGCATCCGCAGCTCCCTCAACCGCTACCTCAACGAGCCGCCCTACTGCCGCACCCTCGACCTCACCAAGGACCCCGAGCTCCGCGCCGCCAACCTCACCCTGGCCGCCGTCATCCGCAAGCTGGAGGAGCAGGGCGCCGGGCCGGTGGTGCAGAAGCAGGCCATCACCCGCGCCGACCTCCGCAAGCTCTACACCTGCAGCGTCttcagcacccagagccccttCGGGCTCCTCAACAAGGTCTGGTTCGAGACCTGCATGTACTTCTGCACCCGGGGCCGGGAGAACcagcgggagctggaggaggactCCTTTGGGCTGGCCGTGGATGAGGACGGACGCAAGTTCGTCTACTTTAAGGCACTGGGGCCCTACCACAAGTCGCGCTCGTCCTCCTGGAGCAAGAAGCGGGCGGAGAGCAGTGACGAGGAGAACCTGCCCCGCATGTATGAGACTGGCACCGAGTTCTGCCCCTACGCCAGCTTCGTCAAGTACCTCTCCAAGCGCAACCCCCTCTGCAAGGCCTTCTTCCAGCGCCCGCGGGACCACTGCAGTGAGGGTGACATCACCTGGTACGAGAACAAGGCCATCGGCAAGAACCTCCTGGGCACCCGCATGCAGATGCTCTCCAAGGCGGCCAAGCTCTCCAAGACCTACACCAACCACTGCATCGGCGCTGTCTCCATTGCCACCCTCAACAGCATCGCCGGCATTGGCACCAAGCTGGGGGGACCGCAGCcgccccaccaccacccccctccccaccaccacctcctccaccaCCCCGCTGGCGGGGGCTGCTACACCCCTGCTGCCCTCAACGGTGGACCGCGGCCCCGGCCGCCTGCCGCCAACCCCTACGTGCTGCCCAAAGACGGTGACGCTGTGCCAGTGAAGGCAGAAGCGGTGGCCCCGGCCAAGCGGGCACTCTACGAGGCAGTGTTCCCGGCGGGGGCCGCAGCCGGTGGCGACGCGTGCGGGCCCTCCGCCTCCCCCAAAAGACtctgccgccgccccgccgagcccctgGACGCTGCCGCGCCTGCCGTGGTGGTGGTCTCAGTGAAACATGACCCCCTGCCTCACCTCCTCCCCGAAGCCAATGGGCACAGAAGCACCACCTCACCCACAGTAGTTTCACCTGCTATTGTTTCCCCCACACAGGTAAccggaaaaagaaaaaagaaaggggggaaaaaaaaaaaagcaaggtggTGA